The following nucleotide sequence is from Longimicrobium sp..
GCGCGGCCGGCATCTAGCCACGACGCTTCCACGCCATTCCTGGCGAAGCGCGGCGGGCTGGCTCCCTTCCCCCGCGCAGTTTGCGGGGCTGGGGATGGGGGGCCCCGGCCCGCACACCACACCCGCCGAGGCGCGCACGAATTCTCCCCTCTCCCGCTTGCGGGAGAGGGGCCGGGGGAGAGGGCAACCGCGGCATGCGCCGGAGCCCGTCGAACCTCATCCAACCCGGCCCGCCCTCTCCGTGCAGGTCGGGAAACTCCCCACACTCCTGTCCTGCAACCTACGGAATCCCTTTCACCGCACGCATTTCAGTGGTATATTGCCGCGCTTGGAACCACACGTTCGCGCGCGGAGGGTAGCGGTGAAAAAGCAGAGGAAGTTCCTGATCGGCGCCGCGGCGCTGGTGGCCACCGTCGGGTATCTGGCGGTGACCGGCATGAAGGACTCCATGATCTACTACCACACCCCCGACGAGCTTGCCGCCAAGCTCGCCGCGGACCCGTCCGCGCGCGAGATGACCGTGAAGATCGGCGGCCGCGTGGTTCCCGGCACCGTCGACAGCGACGCGCGCACGCTGGACCTGCGCTTTACCGTGGTCGACATCGCCAGCGGCAAGACCCGCTTTCCCGTGCACTACAACGGACCCGTTCCCGACACGTTCGAGGAAGGCCGCGACGTCGTGGTCACCGGCCGCTACACCGCCGACGGAACCTTCGAGGCCACGCACCTGCTCACCAAGTGCGGCTCGCGTTACGAAGCCGCCGAAGGGGACTTCCGCGCGTGACGCAGATCGGTGAAGTCGCTCTCTGGATCGCGCTGCTGCTGAGCCTGTGGGGCGCCGGGCTGGGCTTCGCCGGCGGGCGGAAGGGCCGCGGAGACTGGGTGCTGAGCGCCGAGCGCTCGCTGTACGCCGTCTTCGGCCTGCTCGTGGTTTCCTGCGCCGCCATCATCTCGTCGTTCCTGCGCGAAGAGTACCAGTACCGCTACGTGGCGGGGTACTCCAACCGCGACCTTTCGCTCTTCTACAAGATCACGGGGCTGTGGGCCGGGCAAACCGGCTCGCTCGTCTTCTGGGCCACGCTGCTGGCGCTGTTCTCGGCCGTGGCCGTGCTGCAGAACCGGCGTCGCAACCGTGAGTTCATGCCGTACGTGGTGGGCACGCTGTCGACGGTGATCGCCTTCTTTCTCGTGGTCATCATCACCGCGTCCAACCCGTTCCAGCTGATGGAGTTCGTGCCGGCCGACGGCCGCGGGCTCAATCCACAGCTGCAGAACTACTGGATGACCATCCACCCGCCCACGCTGTACCTGGGCTTCACCGCGTTCACCATCCCCTTCGCCTTTGCCGTGTCGGCGCTGCTCAGCGGCCGGCTCGACACGCGGTGGATCACCACGACGCGGCGCTGGACGCTCACCGCGTGGTTCTTCCT
It contains:
- a CDS encoding cytochrome c maturation protein CcmE, which produces MKKQRKFLIGAAALVATVGYLAVTGMKDSMIYYHTPDELAAKLAADPSAREMTVKIGGRVVPGTVDSDARTLDLRFTVVDIASGKTRFPVHYNGPVPDTFEEGRDVVVTGRYTADGTFEATHLLTKCGSRYEAAEGDFRA